Sequence from the Thermosipho affectus genome:
TTTGGTGAATTCCATCATTTCCTTTGCCATATCTGCATCTCTTACACGGCTTTCTGCTGCTGTTAAGTTCTCTGCTGCTACTCCTAAGTTGGATATTGTATGCTCAAGTCTGTTTTGTACAGCACCTAATGCCGCCCTTTGTGAACTTACTTTGTGTATTGCAGCATCTACTACCATTATTGCTCTTTCTGCTCCATCTTGCGTTGTGACATCTAAAGAGGTTGTTGTAATACCAAGTGCACCGGCACTCATATCATCAATACCTGTGAGCATATTGTGACCTTCGTTAGCACCAATTTGGAAGATTAATTGATTTGCAGCTGTATTTATAGCTTCTACTCTGACAACTGCACTGTCTACCACTTCACCACTTGGTAATGCACCGCCAAAGTCCGAAAGATTTACGTCAAATACGTTCGTGTTCCAATCTATTTGTACTCCGCTTATTGTTGCAGAACCTTGATTATATGTAGTTGTTACACTGTTTGTTCCACCGGCTGTGACAAGCGTTATTT
This genomic interval carries:
- a CDS encoding flagellin; this encodes KKLLDGKLESFRASEDIKVVTGGNINISASSIATVAEGTYVVEVGQFNTDTTLEVKITLVTAGGTNSVTTTYNQGSATISGVQIDWNTNVFDVNLSDFGGALPSGEVVDSAVVRVEAINTAANQLIFQIGANEGHNMLTGIDDMSAGALGITTTSLDVTTQDGAERAIMVVDAAIHKVSSQRAALGAVQNRLEHTISNLGVAAENLTAAESRVRDADMAKEMMEFTKQQILLQSSMGMLAQANAQPQNVLQLLR